From the Rhizobium sp. ARZ01 genome, the window GGAAATTTCCCGATCCGAAGCGGCTATTACTGCTCGCAATTTCGGCGGTCGTCAAAGTGGCGATCACTGTCTAAGTATTGTGATTCTGTCACAGCTCCAAGCACACGGCCCTTTGGTTTTTGGCCAAGCATCAGTCCAGTTCCTGCATGCCGCCCCAGATCAGGATCTGTCCACTGATCCAACCGGCGGCGGCCAAACACAGCAACAGGGCCGCATTGCCCACATCTGCGGTTCGCCGAGCCGTTTGATGGGTGTGTGTGTTCCATCGTCGTTCAACATTTTCGCGCGTCGGTGCGCGTGGCGCCGGGGGCGATGCCGTTCACCCGGATGTTCTTGGGTTCAAGGTCGAAGGCGATGTTGCGCACCAGATGGCTGGCTGCAGCCTTGGACGAGTAAGCCACACGCGCGTTTTTGATTCGGCAGACATGGACGTGATGACGAGAATCGACCCACCGCCCGCCTTTTCCATTTCTGGCACGGCAAGCTGAGCCAGGACGCCGTGCTCGGAATCGGCCACTAGGCCGGATGGCTGAACCGGGCGACCTGGGCGTTCTTTGTCAGGGCGCGGAAAGCCGGGCCGCTGACATGCACCAGCGTCCTGTGATCTCCCCCCTCGAAATAGACGTCGCTGGCGTTTTCGAGGCTCTCGTCGAGGATGACCGGTACATCATAAGCCAGCCCGACGGGCGGAACCGCACCTTCGTCGCAATCAGAAAAGAGCGAACTGACCTCCTCCTCCGAGGCAAGGCCAAGTCGCCGGTCCATGACATCCTGGAGGGTGGACAGCTCGATCCGGTGGGTGCTCGGAACCACAGCAAGGACGTAGCCCATCTCATGGTGCACGACCACGCTCTTGGCCAATCTCCTGCCTGGAACATGAGCCGCCTGCGCAGATTGACTGCTGGTAGCGGTTCTGTGATGGGCGACGGTATCATATGCGATACCTTCGCGGTCTATATAGTCCTGTAGCTTCTTGGCGATCGTCATTGTAGGCGCCCCTTCTGCTTTCATGGTGACGCGTAACGAAACCATTTTCCTCCCATCATCGTTGAAGTCAACGGAAATGCCTCTTGTGAAAGAGCGTCGCCGTTTCCCGCTTCTGCGGTAGACTTTGCTTGGAGCGAGCTTGCGCGTCCGAAAACACGGGAGGATAGGGCGATGGCCGAAGCATACTCGGGAACCTGCTTCTGTGGGGCAGTGGAAATCGAGGCAACCGGTGCTCCCCTGGAAATGGGCTACTGTCACTGCAACTCCTGCCGAGCCTATTCCGGCGGACCGATCAGCGCCTACATCCTGTGGAACTCGGACAATGTGAGGGTGACACGTGGAGCGAAGTTCCTGGGAGGGTACAACAAGACAGGCCTCAGCAACCGGCAGTTCTGCCGGCAATGCGGTGGCCACGTCATGACCACCCATCCCGGGCTAGGCGTGACGGACATCAGGGCAGCGGTCATCCCAAGCCTCACCTTTGTCCCGACCGTGCATCTGAACTACGCCGAATCCGTGCTGC encodes:
- a CDS encoding aminoacyl-tRNA deacylase, producing the protein MTIAKKLQDYIDREGIAYDTVAHHRTATSSQSAQAAHVPGRRLAKSVVVHHEMGYVLAVVPSTHRIELSTLQDVMDRRLGLASEEEVSSLFSDCDEGAVPPVGLAYDVPVILDESLENASDVYFEGGDHRTLVHVSGPAFRALTKNAQVARFSHPA
- a CDS encoding GFA family protein gives rise to the protein MAEAYSGTCFCGAVEIEATGAPLEMGYCHCNSCRAYSGGPISAYILWNSDNVRVTRGAKFLGGYNKTGLSNRQFCRQCGGHVMTTHPGLGVTDIRAAVIPSLTFVPTVHLNYAESVLPIRDGLPKLKDLPAEAGGSGAMMAE